The region CGGTCGAGAGTGCTGGCGAGCATGCAGAAAAGCGATCGAAATTCCAGAATTGCCAGCGCATGGTCAACTCGGCGATGACGGCGGAGCATTCGATAGTGTTTTACTTAAGCATACGACACATGTTGCTTCTCCTGCGAGGTCGAGTTCGTCGAGACCATCTGATTGTAACATGCGCCGTGGTTGGCCTGGAGGGTCTGTGTCTGTTTTTGTGCCGCTGAGCACTGGCTTGGAAGCGCTGGCTGGTATTGGGGGACTTGGCGGCTGTGGGCTGTTTTGCAAGTTTGGGTAGCACCGCGCTCGCTGTTATCCCTGCTGGCACGGGCCGCATGACCTCTTCACTCCACTCAGCTGCAAAGACAAGCCGGATGGAAGCTATGACGACAGTGTGTAGATATCTGATACCCTTTCTTCAGCAGATAGTCTAGGTACATGATGAAATCGCCAGTATGGGAGACCCTTGACCAACAATACTACAGCACACTGGAGTCAGGTTTCAATATATATGTAGCCCACGTCCACCTCAAGGCAATTGGTATCTCAGAAACAATGGGTGGTTGGGCGAGTGCTGCATCAGGACAGTAAGTGGAGTCTCTAATCAAAAGCTCACAGTCGGACATCAGAGCCAGGCAGCGGCAAGCTCGCAATGTTCATAACGCTGTCAAGAGCCGCAAACCGTCTCTTCAAGGTTTGAGGGAGATCCAAGTCCTTTTGTACCTGAAAGCCATAATTGGAACCCCTTGGCAGGCCTCCAGTAACGGCAACGCAAGCAATTCGCCTCCCACAGTCCCGTCGCGTTATCCCAAAGGGTCTGGCTCGCCAACAAGGATTCGGATGCTTAATCAATGACGGGGACTGGAACTCCACTGCTCGTGCAAGCGGGCTGGCCCACTAGCTGGTGTAACGTCATCCAATGGGAGCTCCCTAAATCACAAGGAACTGCGTCACTGCCCCTTCTAGCCCACGAGAAGCTTCAAAGTACCCCAGTCAGCACAGAAGAGCTCAAAATTGTTGAAGAACTCGTCAAacccagctccagctccagctccaactCCGTACACTAGGGAGAGTACGCGGTCAGCCTGTCGACTTGCCACCACGAAGAGGCCTTGCGACAACAAACTCAACAAAACTGAGATTGACCATGGGCGGCCGCTGGCTCGGATTCTGGATTTGAGGAGCAAAAAATCCCATACAAAAGCCCATTCGCTTCTTTCTTATTTTTCGCCTTTACGCAGCACAGGATTTTACAAAAGACGGAGCGGTGCTTCGGGACGAACGAATTTCCTTTCAGAGGCAACCCagggcaacagcaacatttttttttctcccgcGCGCAACACTCTTGACAAGGGACACCCACCAAACTACGGCAGGACGCTACGATGCGTCTTTACCTCTTGCCCATCTCCACGAGACGGACGCTGCTTTACTGCCAAAAGCTAGACGCGCCCGCAACACAGAAGCAGACGTGGGGGGATTGGCTCCAGGGCAAAGCGGCGCGCACATGGTCCGACTGGGAGCAGAAAGAGAAAGGCTGGCAAAAGAAGGTCGTCAGCTACGGCAACTACGCGCTCCGCCGGATCCCCTACGAGGAATGGGGTCTCAAGTCGGTGCCCCCGCTCTCCCAGCGCAGGAAGCAGGTCGAGCTGCGGGGCGATGAGAAGGTCGAGGTGGTGTATCCGAAGAGCCTGTTGCCCCTGGGGAAAGTCTCCAAGATCCTGGAGGCCTTGGCCACCGAGAGGGAAAGCTTGCACAAGCAGAGGTTGGCGTGGTGTTTTGTTGGCATGCCCGTCACGATACCCATTGGGCTGCTCCCCGTGTACGTGTACGCCCCAATTCACCAGGGTTTTGTTTTGGCCTGCTGACAACCGTGAATTCAGAATCCCCAACCTTCCCTTTTTCTATCTCGTCTACCGTGCCTGGTCTCACTGGCGTGCCTACGCAGGAGGGAAGCACATCCAGTTCCTACTCAAAAACAACCTCCTAACCTACACCCCATCCCCCGTGGTGGACGCTGTATATGCCGGTCAAGAGCAGCCGCTGCCGTCCACGCCAGAGCCAACCACCAGCCCGAACGCGGAACTGCTCGGTAACGAGAAGGTCCCAGGGCCTGAGAATCCTCATCCAGAGGGGGAGACCATGCTGCTGAATCAGGCCAACGGGCGGAAGATGACCCAAGCGTTGGACCTACCGCAGTTGGAAATCGAATTGGAGAGGGCCATCTGGCAGGTGGAAACGGCGGTTCAGCTCAGCAAGGAGGACATTGCCGAGGAAAATTCAAGGGGCGGCGATGAGAAAAAGACGCAATGACATGGTTTGACGAGACATTTTGGAAGGGTGACGAGTGTCAATGTTGATAATGGCTGTATGATATTGTATTTACTACCTTTGTTCACGCAGCGAATAGCACTGGTGCATGGGAGATAGAGCAGGGCATGCAGGGTTCAGAAGCCGGCGTTCGACGAATACACGATACCCACTCAACTCGACTCTATGCCAGTACATGAGTGTTGGAACAAAGCCTTGGGACTGTAGAAGTGCTATGTCTAGAAGCCTAAGCAGCCGAGTGAGATATTCAGCCATAATTATACACCATTGAGGAGCAAATTTGTAAAGGAGCGCCAAGCAAGTATGCCGTTATTAAACAAAGTATTAGGTATTCCATTCATTCCAAGGGGACTGTTCATCCAAGGCTATGGCTACAGAACTCTATGATACTCCTTCCTTTCCAATTCATTTCCCTTCATCTCTTCTGTTTCATCTTTCCCACGCAGATTGGGCCTTGGCTGCCTCGTCCGCCGCCACCCTCGACGGAAGCGGTGTTTTCTGAGC is a window of Podospora pseudopauciseta strain CBS 411.78 chromosome 1, whole genome shotgun sequence DNA encoding:
- a CDS encoding hypothetical protein (EggNog:ENOG503P130; BUSCO:EOG092653VU; COG:S): MRLYLLPISTRRTLLYCQKLDAPATQKQTWGDWLQGKAARTWSDWEQKEKGWQKKVVSYGNYALRRIPYEEWGLKSVPPLSQRRKQVELRGDEKVEVVYPKSLLPLGKVSKILEALATERESLHKQRLAWCFVGMPVTIPIGLLPVIPNLPFFYLVYRAWSHWRAYAGGKHIQFLLKNNLLTYTPSPVVDAVYAGQEQPLPSTPEPTTSPNAELLGNEKVPGPENPHPEGETMLLNQANGRKMTQALDLPQLEIELERAIWQVETAVQLSKEDIAEENSRGGDEKKTQ